A genomic region of Exiguobacterium sp. Helios contains the following coding sequences:
- the thpR gene encoding RNA 2',3'-cyclic phosphodiesterase gives MQKHYFIAIPVADEMLTRFAAPLALGRYYKTVYESGEYHLTLRFLGTLTEDELRNWRRQLTEIAQLTFAFTLKLDHLERFGSAERPRVFAVGPAYEEKLFQLARRIDPDPAKPFVPHITLAKKWNQEVALHPPEQTPGGSLDVNEIVLYQICPDDQPRYQADTRFPFGKK, from the coding sequence ATGCAAAAACACTACTTCATCGCTATCCCGGTTGCTGACGAGATGTTGACGCGATTCGCGGCTCCTCTAGCGCTTGGCCGTTATTACAAAACGGTGTACGAATCAGGCGAGTATCATCTGACGCTACGTTTTTTAGGAACGTTAACAGAGGACGAGTTGAGAAATTGGCGACGTCAACTGACGGAAATTGCTCAGCTCACTTTTGCTTTTACCTTGAAATTAGATCACCTTGAACGGTTTGGATCAGCCGAGAGGCCTCGTGTCTTTGCCGTCGGACCGGCATATGAGGAAAAACTGTTTCAGCTTGCCCGACGGATTGATCCGGATCCGGCTAAACCGTTTGTTCCGCATATTACTCTTGCGAAGAAGTGGAATCAAGAAGTGGCGCTCCATCCACCCGAACAAACACCTGGCGGCAGCTTGGATGTCAATGAAATCGTTCTGTATCAGATTTGCCCCGACGATCAGCCGCGGTATCAGGCAGACACACGATTTCCATTTGGGAAGAAATAA
- the pulA gene encoding type I pullulanase — MVNNESETQQVGLCSVEFVTFQTILMETTTPVEQGEFLLVCDGQPMNYFIERREDTDVTIKLTLLLDRAVEVERCYEIILPNQERVRVLPNRIVQTAGFDRKYSYEGPLGAVYDTEMISLYVWSPLAERLECIRYDQAGVEIDSRDFERQERGAYRLVVPRTWENSRYRYRVTTYQGTHEVVDPYAKAVSVNGQFAVLLDVEQEINRQFPHRQKRPLLIKPTDAIIYEAHIRDFTIDSSSGSHHPGQYIGMTETGTVSPEGRSTGIDYLLELGVTHLQLLPVHLFTTTEEVSRLPYNWGYDPVQWFSLTGCYASNPTDPKVRILEYVEMIEQLHAAGIRVTFDVVMNHVYIREQSALEHLVPGYYFRYEVDGTLANGTGVGNDTASERFMMRRMIVDCLTYFADIFQVDAFRFDLMGIHDVETMNHVRAALDHIDPTILVYGEGWDLATPLPQRQKAISSVASQMPRIGHFNDVFRDALKGSTFNETDCGFVSGNGWWEGEVRNGMAGSITLDGQTTGRFPEPTYSINYVEAHDNHTLYDKLALARPDLDEVTRLQMSRLAQTIIFLAAGIPFIHAGQEFGRTKQGVENSYNAPDTINRMDWTLRDRHAHMVDYLKNILQIRRMHGGFRLHRANQVQELMHFLPMHPGVIAYEVGAVHSYDAWQRTLVVHNVTFEKIEIVLDHPRWNVHVHGNEASVTPLEKGVSQITVLPLSTTIATC; from the coding sequence ATGGTAAATAATGAATCGGAAACGCAGCAAGTCGGATTGTGTTCAGTTGAGTTCGTGACATTTCAAACCATTCTAATGGAGACGACGACACCGGTTGAACAAGGTGAGTTTTTGCTCGTCTGTGATGGTCAGCCGATGAACTATTTCATTGAACGTCGAGAAGATACGGACGTAACAATCAAATTGACACTGCTGCTCGACCGGGCGGTTGAAGTAGAACGGTGTTATGAAATCATCTTACCCAATCAGGAACGAGTCCGTGTATTGCCGAACCGGATTGTCCAAACGGCGGGATTCGACCGCAAATACAGTTATGAAGGACCTTTAGGTGCCGTCTATGACACGGAAATGATTTCTTTATACGTCTGGTCACCGCTGGCCGAGAGGTTGGAGTGTATTCGCTACGATCAAGCCGGTGTCGAAATCGACAGCCGGGACTTCGAACGGCAAGAACGTGGGGCGTATCGTTTAGTAGTTCCCCGAACATGGGAAAACAGCCGTTACCGTTACCGGGTCACGACGTATCAGGGAACACATGAAGTCGTCGATCCTTATGCAAAGGCAGTCAGCGTAAATGGACAGTTTGCTGTTTTGCTTGATGTCGAGCAAGAAATTAACCGGCAGTTTCCGCATCGACAAAAACGACCGCTGTTGATCAAACCGACAGATGCCATCATTTATGAAGCGCATATCCGGGATTTTACGATTGATTCGTCTTCCGGCTCGCATCATCCCGGACAATACATAGGGATGACGGAAACAGGAACCGTTTCACCGGAAGGACGTTCGACAGGCATTGATTATTTACTTGAGTTGGGGGTGACCCATCTTCAATTGTTACCGGTTCACCTGTTTACGACGACAGAGGAAGTCAGTCGTCTTCCTTATAACTGGGGATATGATCCTGTTCAATGGTTTTCACTGACCGGATGTTATGCCAGTAACCCGACTGATCCGAAAGTCCGGATTCTTGAATATGTCGAGATGATCGAACAGTTGCACGCGGCAGGAATTCGGGTGACGTTTGATGTTGTCATGAATCATGTCTATATTCGGGAGCAATCCGCACTCGAACATCTGGTACCGGGTTACTATTTCCGTTACGAAGTGGACGGGACACTTGCCAACGGAACAGGTGTCGGGAATGATACGGCATCGGAACGGTTTATGATGAGACGGATGATTGTTGATTGCCTGACGTATTTTGCGGACATTTTTCAGGTGGATGCTTTTCGCTTTGACCTGATGGGGATTCATGATGTTGAGACGATGAACCATGTCCGGGCAGCATTGGATCATATCGATCCGACCATTCTTGTTTATGGAGAAGGCTGGGACTTGGCGACACCTTTACCGCAACGTCAAAAGGCCATCAGTTCAGTTGCTTCGCAAATGCCTCGGATTGGTCATTTTAACGATGTTTTCCGGGATGCGTTAAAAGGCTCGACGTTCAATGAAACGGATTGTGGTTTTGTATCGGGTAATGGTTGGTGGGAAGGGGAAGTGCGAAACGGGATGGCCGGGAGTATCACATTGGACGGTCAAACGACCGGGCGTTTTCCTGAGCCGACGTATTCGATCAATTATGTCGAAGCACATGACAACCATACCTTGTATGATAAGTTAGCGCTCGCCCGACCGGATTTGGATGAAGTGACACGGTTACAAATGAGTCGACTGGCTCAGACGATTATTTTCTTAGCGGCCGGTATTCCGTTTATTCACGCCGGACAGGAGTTCGGACGGACAAAACAAGGGGTCGAGAACAGTTACAATGCACCTGATACGATCAATCGGATGGATTGGACGTTACGCGATCGCCATGCGCATATGGTCGATTATTTAAAAAATATCTTACAAATCCGTCGAATGCACGGAGGATTCCGATTACACCGAGCCAACCAGGTGCAAGAACTGATGCATTTTTTGCCGATGCATCCGGGTGTCATCGCCTACGAAGTAGGGGCCGTTCATTCATATGATGCCTGGCAACGGACGCTTGTCGTTCATAATGTGACGTTTGAAAAAATTGAAATTGTGCTCGATCATCCGAGATGGAATGTACATGTCCACGGCAACGAAGCATCCGTTACGCCACTTGAAAAGGGTGTTTCGCAGATCACGGTCCTTCCGTTGTCAACAACGATCGCCACATGTTAA
- a CDS encoding phosphotransferase family protein, which translates to MELDILDALGEGWTLTPAGGITGEAYIASTGQSKLFLKRNSSPFLAILSADGIVPKLLWTKRIYSGDVISAQQFIEGQELEPEMMERPEVARLLGKIHDSKELLFMLQQLDQRPIEPDELLRQCRLYFQPAELEQPELIEQAIDYLSEQLPFVRTDEQVVCHSDLNHNNWLVGTDGHLYLNDWDDAIIADRAYDLGMMLYSYVDEECWPEWFANYGHPLTADLKQRMYWYVVAQAVLSIYWYEDTVHPDAAESYLFLAQLLEMEQED; encoded by the coding sequence ATGGAATTAGATATTTTAGATGCGCTTGGCGAAGGCTGGACCCTTACGCCAGCAGGCGGAATCACGGGAGAAGCATATATTGCCTCGACAGGGCAGTCAAAACTCTTTTTAAAACGAAACTCCTCGCCATTTTTGGCGATTTTATCAGCGGATGGAATCGTACCGAAGCTGCTTTGGACGAAGCGGATTTATAGCGGAGATGTCATCAGTGCCCAACAATTCATTGAGGGACAAGAACTGGAACCGGAAATGATGGAACGGCCGGAAGTCGCAAGGTTGCTCGGAAAAATTCATGACTCGAAGGAATTGCTGTTCATGTTACAACAACTGGATCAGCGTCCGATCGAACCGGATGAACTTTTACGGCAATGCCGGCTGTATTTTCAACCTGCTGAACTGGAACAACCGGAATTGATTGAACAGGCAATCGACTATCTGTCAGAACAATTACCTTTTGTTAGAACGGACGAGCAAGTCGTTTGTCACTCGGATTTGAATCATAATAACTGGTTGGTCGGAACAGATGGACATCTGTATCTTAATGATTGGGATGATGCCATCATTGCGGATCGTGCTTATGATCTTGGAATGATGTTATACAGTTATGTCGACGAAGAGTGTTGGCCGGAATGGTTTGCGAATTACGGACATCCGTTGACGGCAGATCTGAAGCAGCGGATGTATTGGTATGTCGTGGCTCAGGCGGTACTCTCAATTTATTGGTATGAAGATACCGTGCATCCGGATGCAGCAGAGAGTTATCTTTTCTTGGCCCAACTGCTTGAGATGGAGCAGGAAGATTAA